The Episyrphus balteatus chromosome 4, idEpiBalt1.1, whole genome shotgun sequence genome includes a window with the following:
- the LOC129918385 gene encoding NAD-dependent protein deacylase Sirt4, with protein sequence MRLTNILRFRSTHTNSSVTLQFVPKHKPVQESDVKHLERFLENKPNILVLTGAGISTESGIPDYRSAGVGLYARSNHRPVQHMEFVKSQAIRQRYWARNFVGWPKFSSTEPNATHHALARFEREGRIQGIVTQNVDRLHTKAGAKNVVELHGSGYIVKCLSCDYRIDRHEFQSILNTINPELKQAPEMIRPDGDVEIPLDYIENFKIPPCPDCGGNLKPEIVFFGDNVPKDRIHKVAEMIYNSDGLLVLGSSLMVFSGYRMVLQNKDLQLPVAIVTIGETRADHLADIKLSAKCGDVIPKLFNKSN encoded by the exons atgcgtTTAACTAATATCCTACGCTTCCGATCCACCCACACCAATTCCAGTGTTACCTTACAATTTGTGCCAAAGCACAAACCAGTTCAAGAAAGCGATGTCAAACATCTGGAACGCTTCCTCGAGAACAAACCAAATATTCTTGTTCTAACTGGTGCAGGAATATCCACCGAATCAG GTATTCCCGATTACCGTTCGGCCGGTGTTGGCCTCTACGCTCGCTCAAATCATCGACCTGTCCAACATATGGAATTTGTCAAATCTCAAGCAATACGTCAGCGTTACTGGGCACGAAACTTTGTTGGCTGGCCAAAGTTCTCTAGCACCGAACCGAATGCCACCCATCATGCATTAGCTCGTTTTGAACGTGAAGGTCGCATTCAAGGGATTGTCACTCAAAATGTTGACCGTCTGCACACGAAAGCAGGGGCAAAAAACGTTGTCGAATTGCATGGGAGTGGATACATTGTTAAATGTTTGTCATGCGATTATCGCATCGATCGGCATGAATTCCAATCCATCCTAAATACAATAAATCCCGAATTGAAACAAGCTCCGGAAATGATTCGGCCAGATGGTGACGTTGAAATTCCTTTGGATTATATTGAGAATTTCAAAATACCCCCTTGCCCGGATTGTGGAGGAAATCTTAAACCGGAAATTGTATTCTTTGGTGACAATGTGCCAAAAGATAGAATACATAAGGTAGCAGAGATGATTTATAATAGCGATGGGTTATTGGTACTTGGATCTAGTTTGATGGTATTTTCTGGGTATAGAATGGTTTTGCAGAATAAAGATTTACAATTACCTGTTGCCATTGTGACGATTGGTGAAACTAGAGCTGATCATTTGGCTGATATAAAACTATCAGCAAAATGTGGTGATGTTATACCAAAATTgtttaacaagtccaattaa